One region of Peribacillus simplex genomic DNA includes:
- a CDS encoding YisL family protein, producing the protein MTTHIHITAWVIGIILFFVTYSMLKSGNPKAKMLHMITRLFYLLIFLTGGMLITDFGFYAVKMIVGIIVIAAMEMVLVRTKKGKSTGAMWILFIVAFVFVLYLGLSLPQGMDFF; encoded by the coding sequence ATGACTACACATATTCATATTACAGCTTGGGTTATCGGAATCATTCTTTTCTTTGTCACATATTCGATGCTTAAAAGCGGAAATCCGAAAGCAAAAATGCTACATATGATAACACGTTTATTCTATCTATTGATTTTCCTTACAGGCGGAATGCTGATCACGGATTTTGGTTTTTACGCAGTGAAAATGATTGTCGGAATCATCGTGATTGCGGCGATGGAAATGGTGTTGGTCCGTACGAAAAAAGGGAAAAGCACAGGTGCCATGTGGATATTGTTCATCGTTGCGTTTGTATTCGTCCTTTATTTAGGGCTTTCCCTGCCACAGGGAATGGACTTTTTTTAA
- a CDS encoding DUF2777 domain-containing protein — MSQQQRIKLMNRQTRGFTEGTVENINQQWIFFDDETDEACSIEDHVDSIIEVYRGGRWRQGVIEEEGKILLHREITFLRENEPIRIRKKLLYSFERLLEELNDDSFFQFVTTLNSLDFSIYDCIYSYNQLTFLRAVPNQSGVNFFTFDNESQICLVQHHFSYGIKDHDRFEFTLNTGKRIVIEKVNSQ, encoded by the coding sequence ATGAGTCAGCAACAACGAATCAAGTTAATGAACAGGCAAACAAGAGGCTTTACCGAAGGAACAGTGGAAAATATCAATCAACAATGGATTTTTTTCGATGATGAAACTGATGAGGCGTGCTCCATTGAAGACCACGTTGATAGCATCATTGAAGTGTACAGGGGTGGGCGCTGGCGGCAAGGAGTTATTGAAGAAGAGGGAAAAATCCTGCTTCACCGGGAAATCACCTTCTTAAGGGAAAATGAGCCCATTCGGATTCGCAAAAAACTGCTCTACTCTTTTGAACGTTTATTGGAAGAATTGAACGACGATTCCTTTTTCCAATTTGTAACGACCTTGAATTCACTTGATTTTTCTATTTATGATTGTATATATAGCTATAATCAGCTCACTTTTTTAAGGGCAGTCCCTAACCAGTCCGGCGTGAATTTCTTCACCTTTGATAACGAGAGCCAAATATGTCTCGTTCAGCACCATTTTTCTTATGGTATAAAAGATCACGATCGTTTTGAATTCACACTTAACACTGGAAAAAGGATCGTCATTGAGAAAGTGAATTCACAATAA
- the asnB gene encoding asparagine synthase (glutamine-hydrolyzing) produces the protein MCGITGWVHFQKDLRTKTKTLENMTKTLAKRGPDEENVWCEAHVAFGHKRLTVVDAEGGKQPMTKYHENGRYTLCYNGELYNTEDIRKQLLLKGYSFNGHSDTEVLLTSYIEWKEKCIDLFNGIFAFGIWDEKEQKLFVGRDRMGVKPFFYAERDGGFIFGSELKAILAHPEVKTEIDRSGLSEVFGVGPSRKPGSGVFHNIQELRPAHALTLSRKGLRIWRYWNVKSEEHRDTLDETAEKVRFLVEDAVTRQLVSDVPLCTFLSGGLDSSAITAIAANVYQKEGKGQLHTYSIDYEDNERYFKANDFQPNSDGHWINKMSETFNTVHHSSIITQEQLTDYLTEAVLVRDLPGMADVDSSLLWFCKEIKQDFVVGLSGECADEIFGGYPWFHREDDLNRAGFPWMRSTNERVSLLKSGWREKLKLEEYAQEAYFTTLAETPKLEGENGVAAKRRELFYVNLLWFMTTLLDRKDRMSMGASLEVRVPFADHRLVEYAWNIPWEMKMEGNREKGILRKALEGLLPDEVLYRKKSPYPKTHNPIYTDRVQALLKDLLTDKNSVLHEFFDKQKLTDIVDSKGAAFKVPWFGQLMSGPQLLAHLAQTHVWFKEYDIQIID, from the coding sequence ATGTGTGGGATAACAGGCTGGGTGCATTTTCAAAAAGATTTACGGACAAAAACGAAAACACTGGAAAACATGACAAAAACGTTGGCAAAGCGGGGGCCAGACGAGGAAAATGTTTGGTGCGAAGCCCATGTTGCCTTTGGTCATAAACGGTTAACGGTTGTCGATGCGGAAGGCGGAAAACAGCCGATGACGAAATATCACGAAAACGGCAGGTATACGCTTTGTTATAACGGAGAGCTATATAACACCGAGGATATTCGTAAACAGCTATTATTAAAAGGATATTCCTTTAACGGTCATTCTGATACAGAAGTTTTACTAACTTCTTATATAGAATGGAAAGAAAAATGCATTGACTTGTTCAATGGGATTTTTGCGTTTGGGATTTGGGATGAAAAGGAACAGAAATTATTCGTTGGAAGAGATCGGATGGGGGTAAAACCATTCTTTTACGCGGAAAGGGACGGCGGGTTCATTTTTGGATCGGAATTGAAGGCGATTCTAGCCCATCCCGAAGTTAAAACGGAGATCGACCGCAGTGGACTATCTGAAGTTTTTGGTGTTGGTCCATCCAGAAAGCCAGGTTCAGGCGTATTTCATAATATCCAGGAGTTAAGGCCTGCCCATGCGCTTACCTTATCAAGGAAAGGCCTCCGGATTTGGAGATATTGGAATGTGAAAAGCGAAGAACATCGAGATACCCTTGATGAAACGGCCGAGAAGGTCCGCTTCCTTGTCGAGGACGCAGTGACGCGGCAACTGGTATCTGATGTTCCACTTTGTACTTTCTTGTCAGGAGGGCTTGACTCAAGCGCCATAACGGCCATTGCAGCAAACGTCTATCAAAAAGAAGGGAAAGGCCAGCTTCATACGTATTCCATTGATTATGAAGATAATGAACGCTATTTTAAGGCAAATGATTTTCAGCCTAACTCTGATGGGCATTGGATTAATAAGATGTCTGAAACTTTTAACACGGTTCACCATTCATCGATCATCACTCAAGAACAGTTAACGGATTATTTAACAGAGGCTGTCCTTGTAAGGGACCTTCCAGGCATGGCGGATGTCGATTCTTCTTTACTTTGGTTTTGTAAGGAAATCAAGCAGGATTTTGTCGTAGGCCTGTCTGGCGAGTGTGCGGACGAAATTTTTGGCGGTTATCCTTGGTTTCATCGTGAGGATGATTTGAATCGTGCCGGCTTCCCATGGATGAGATCGACCAATGAGCGGGTGTCTTTATTGAAATCGGGATGGCGTGAGAAATTGAAGCTTGAGGAATATGCGCAGGAAGCCTATTTTACCACCCTTGCCGAAACGCCCAAATTGGAAGGGGAAAATGGTGTGGCAGCAAAGCGGAGAGAGCTTTTCTATGTGAATTTATTATGGTTCATGACGACTCTTCTTGACCGGAAGGACCGGATGAGTATGGGGGCAAGTCTAGAGGTCCGCGTCCCATTTGCCGATCATCGCCTTGTTGAATATGCATGGAACATTCCTTGGGAAATGAAAATGGAAGGCAACCGTGAAAAGGGTATTCTGAGGAAAGCGTTGGAGGGGCTTTTACCTGATGAGGTATTGTATCGCAAAAAAAGTCCATACCCAAAAACCCATAACCCTATATATACAGACCGTGTGCAGGCATTGTTGAAGGACTTGCTGACGGATAAAAATTCGGTCCTGCATGAGTTCTTTGATAAACAGAAGCTCACGGATATAGTAGATTCCAAAGGTGCCGCTTTTAAAGTGCCATGGTTCGGGCAATTGATGTCAGGTCCACAGTTGCTCGCTCACTTGGCACAAACCCATGTATGGTTCAAAGAATATGATATCCAAATAATCGATTGA
- a CDS encoding alpha-glycosidase, translating to MEFSSIHHRPNDNYSYPINTETLHIRLRTKKQDISSAGLIFGDPYISDNDGQWQYEELPMSLSGSDNRYDYWHIYVKPPYRRIRYGFKVSSEDESAIYTEKGFFKEPPRDPGSYFAIPYLHQNEIFGAPEWVKDTIWYQIFPERFANGNPDNDPEGVIPWGSEEPAVDNFFGGDFEGIIEHLDYLEKLGINGIYFTPIFHAYSNHKYDTIDYRSIDPQFGTKETLKTLITECHKRNIRVMLDAVFNHSGYYFPPFQDLLEKGEKSKYKDWFHPHSFPLKGGERPNYETFGFFESMPKLNTANPEVKEYLLEVSAYWIKEFDIDAWRLDVANEVDQPFWREFRTTVKNIKPDLYILGEIWHDSMPWLRGDQFDAVMNYPFTNQVFRLVASQTINAREFTEEMTAIYHSYPTNVFDVTFNLLGSHDTPRIFTDCGEDLARTKLIHAILLTFNGSPCIYYGDEIGLTGGMDPGCRKCMVWEEEKQNTELFNEIKTLILLRKEERLLANDGKFKFLDTAENENIVAYQKYNGERSVLILINPTDVQQSFTLPFDLKGRTLTDLRTKETTQEGKFELGGYQYKILAFNH from the coding sequence ATGGAATTTTCATCCATACACCATAGACCTAATGACAATTATAGCTATCCCATCAACACGGAAACCCTACATATCCGCCTGCGTACGAAAAAACAAGATATCTCCTCAGCCGGATTGATTTTTGGGGATCCATACATTTCAGATAATGATGGTCAATGGCAGTACGAAGAACTTCCCATGAGTTTATCAGGCAGCGATAACCGTTATGATTATTGGCATATTTATGTGAAGCCCCCCTACAGAAGAATTCGATATGGGTTCAAGGTATCCTCAGAAGATGAAAGTGCCATTTACACGGAAAAGGGTTTCTTTAAAGAACCCCCCAGAGATCCCGGGAGCTATTTCGCGATTCCTTATCTACATCAAAATGAAATATTCGGAGCACCAGAATGGGTCAAAGATACGATTTGGTATCAAATTTTCCCTGAACGATTCGCGAACGGAAACCCAGACAATGATCCGGAAGGTGTGATACCTTGGGGAAGTGAAGAACCGGCCGTGGATAATTTTTTTGGCGGGGACTTCGAAGGAATCATTGAACATTTGGATTACTTAGAGAAGCTCGGCATCAACGGAATTTATTTCACGCCAATCTTCCATGCCTACTCCAATCATAAATACGATACGATTGATTATCGGAGTATCGATCCGCAATTCGGAACGAAGGAAACATTGAAAACACTAATAACCGAATGCCACAAACGGAATATCCGGGTCATGCTGGATGCCGTTTTTAACCATAGCGGCTACTATTTCCCCCCTTTTCAGGATTTACTCGAAAAAGGGGAGAAATCAAAATATAAGGATTGGTTCCACCCACACAGCTTTCCTCTTAAAGGAGGGGAAAGGCCAAATTATGAAACATTCGGTTTTTTTGAATCGATGCCAAAATTGAATACTGCGAATCCTGAAGTGAAAGAATATCTGCTCGAGGTCTCGGCTTATTGGATCAAGGAGTTCGATATAGACGCCTGGAGGCTCGATGTGGCAAATGAAGTCGATCAGCCATTCTGGCGTGAATTTCGAACAACGGTGAAAAATATAAAGCCTGACCTTTATATTCTTGGGGAAATTTGGCATGACTCGATGCCATGGCTTCGCGGCGATCAGTTCGATGCGGTCATGAATTACCCGTTTACCAACCAAGTTTTTCGCTTGGTCGCTTCACAAACCATCAATGCACGCGAGTTCACAGAAGAAATGACAGCCATCTATCACAGTTATCCTACCAATGTTTTTGACGTGACATTCAATCTTCTTGGAAGCCATGATACACCGCGGATTTTCACGGATTGCGGGGAAGATCTAGCTCGAACCAAGCTCATCCACGCAATCCTTTTGACATTCAATGGCAGCCCTTGTATATACTATGGAGATGAAATAGGCTTAACCGGAGGCATGGATCCAGGGTGCCGAAAATGCATGGTCTGGGAAGAAGAAAAACAAAATACCGAGCTTTTCAATGAAATTAAGACATTGATCCTCTTGCGAAAAGAAGAACGATTACTTGCCAATGACGGAAAATTCAAATTCCTTGATACAGCCGAAAATGAAAATATTGTGGCATACCAAAAGTATAATGGAGAACGTTCTGTCCTGATCCTCATCAATCCGACGGATGTCCAGCAATCCTTTACCCTCCCTTTTGATTTGAAAGGACGTACATTAACCGATTTAAGAACAAAAGAAACCACACAGGAAGGTAAATTTGAATTGGGCGGTTATCAATATAAAATTCTCGCATTCAATCATTGA
- a CDS encoding extracellular solute-binding protein: MKKLIFHFFMSMFLIVIVSACGSSSDLENKVVTENKKNEEASNEAKPKKLIIWEEKGKAEALKPVIEAFEKEYGIKVEHKELEIATEMYHRLRRDGPIGNGKAPDVVTFSHDKVGRIVKEGLIQEVKMNEEVINAFIESSIRGEMYQDKVFGLPKSVNTTVFIYNKKLMAKAPETMDDLYKMAKKSRKGKVYGYYAKWNDFHDAYGVMAGMGGYVFRDKDGNLDPSDIGLNNKSAIKGARYIQKWYKADLIPKGDEAAIGKLFDQGNLASFMSDGNSFSKRKDTGIAPLPKLPNGQPMKTFMEIKGWHVTAFTKHPYWSTKLVEYLTNDDNAVQRYEKTGEIPPNKAIKQNPAINEDKRAQALSIQIQYAEPVPNIPEMNKVWGPMNSAMDDISTEKAKPKRALDKAVKTIKKER; this comes from the coding sequence ATGAAGAAGCTGATTTTTCATTTTTTCATGTCCATGTTCTTGATCGTTATTGTAAGTGCTTGTGGATCCAGTTCAGATTTGGAAAATAAAGTAGTGACAGAAAATAAGAAAAACGAAGAAGCCAGTAATGAAGCGAAGCCGAAAAAATTGATCATTTGGGAGGAAAAAGGTAAAGCCGAGGCCCTAAAGCCAGTAATTGAGGCATTTGAAAAAGAATATGGAATCAAAGTTGAGCATAAAGAGCTGGAAATAGCTACCGAGATGTATCACCGGCTTCGTCGTGATGGGCCAATCGGAAACGGAAAAGCGCCGGATGTTGTTACTTTTTCCCATGACAAAGTCGGGCGTATCGTGAAGGAAGGCCTAATTCAGGAAGTGAAGATGAATGAAGAAGTAATAAATGCCTTCATTGAATCTTCAATCAGGGGGGAAATGTATCAAGATAAGGTATTTGGATTGCCGAAATCCGTGAACACTACCGTTTTCATTTATAATAAAAAATTGATGGCTAAAGCTCCTGAAACGATGGATGACCTATATAAAATGGCGAAGAAATCAAGAAAAGGGAAAGTGTATGGTTACTATGCCAAATGGAATGATTTCCATGATGCGTATGGAGTGATGGCTGGAATGGGAGGTTATGTATTTAGAGATAAGGATGGAAATCTGGACCCTTCGGACATTGGTTTGAATAATAAGAGTGCAATAAAAGGGGCTCGGTACATCCAAAAATGGTATAAAGCGGATCTGATTCCAAAAGGCGACGAGGCAGCAATCGGGAAGTTATTTGATCAAGGGAATTTGGCTTCTTTCATGAGTGACGGTAACTCATTTTCCAAGAGAAAGGATACAGGAATTGCCCCTTTGCCAAAATTGCCAAATGGTCAGCCAATGAAAACGTTCATGGAAATCAAAGGCTGGCATGTAACAGCATTCACTAAACATCCTTACTGGTCTACGAAGTTAGTGGAATATTTGACAAACGATGATAATGCAGTCCAGCGTTATGAAAAAACAGGGGAAATCCCCCCGAATAAGGCAATCAAACAAAACCCAGCAATCAATGAAGATAAAAGGGCACAAGCCTTAAGCATACAAATACAATACGCTGAACCTGTGCCGAATATTCCGGAAATGAATAAGGTATGGGGTCCGATGAATTCTGCCATGGATGATATATCCACTGAAAAAGCAAAACCAAAAAGGGCTTTGGATAAAGCTGTGAAAACGATAAAAAAAGAACGTTAA
- a CDS encoding alpha-amylase family glycosyl hydrolase: MRKRVLSLALIPLLLFYAIPVGAAEKEQRTWKDEIVYSLLVDRFFDGNIQNNGDANVNDPSAFNGGDFEGVTKKLNYLKDMGFTAIILSPIFANDENGYHGDWVTDFYKTDKHYGTIKEFKKLVNEAHKRDMKVIIDFQANNVGPESSWLTDPEKQGWFHEEKKISKDGNQDDLETGWVDGLPDLNQDNDETRKYLLDAAKWWITETDIDGYRLNKVQYVAKDFWKEFVDAVKSEKSNFYTIGDVQGDADLISSYKQTGIDAFMAYPQNAELRKAFAASDKEFKPVFNAFAKSEDEFGRNAPQALFMDTQGMPRFTKDAADHNENPGSRWKMALSYLYTVPGVPIVFYGSEIALNGDSAPDNHKLMNFKTEQELVEYITKLSDLRDMYPALIKGDLELLYEKGGASVFKRVYGDETIVVAMNNTTETQTINLTEKELEKNKELRGMLNGDLVRSKDNSYSIVIDRETTEVYTLSPKSIINIPYLLVIGLVLLIFGIFIALVIKRSKRNQPK; encoded by the coding sequence ATGAGAAAAAGAGTGTTATCACTCGCTTTAATTCCGTTGCTTCTTTTTTACGCCATTCCAGTAGGAGCAGCTGAAAAAGAACAACGAACTTGGAAGGATGAAATCGTATATTCATTATTAGTCGACCGATTTTTCGATGGTAATATACAAAATAATGGAGACGCGAATGTCAATGACCCTTCTGCGTTTAATGGTGGGGATTTTGAAGGTGTCACGAAGAAACTGAATTATTTAAAAGATATGGGTTTTACAGCTATCATCCTTTCACCGATTTTCGCTAATGATGAAAATGGTTATCATGGTGATTGGGTGACCGATTTTTATAAAACGGATAAACACTATGGGACGATTAAAGAGTTTAAAAAACTCGTGAATGAGGCACATAAACGCGATATGAAGGTGATCATTGATTTTCAAGCTAATAATGTGGGTCCTGAATCATCATGGCTGACAGACCCTGAAAAACAAGGTTGGTTCCATGAAGAAAAAAAGATTTCCAAGGACGGAAATCAGGATGATTTGGAAACAGGATGGGTTGATGGTCTTCCGGATTTGAATCAAGACAATGATGAAACGCGGAAATATTTACTTGATGCGGCCAAATGGTGGATTACGGAAACCGATATTGATGGATACCGTTTAAATAAAGTCCAATACGTAGCAAAAGATTTTTGGAAGGAATTTGTGGATGCAGTCAAATCTGAAAAATCAAACTTCTATACAATAGGAGATGTACAAGGTGATGCCGATTTGATTTCAAGCTACAAGCAGACGGGTATCGATGCTTTTATGGCTTATCCGCAAAATGCCGAACTACGGAAAGCATTTGCTGCATCCGATAAAGAATTTAAACCTGTTTTTAATGCATTTGCGAAAAGTGAAGATGAATTTGGGAGAAATGCTCCTCAGGCATTGTTCATGGACACTCAGGGAATGCCCCGATTTACCAAGGATGCAGCCGATCATAACGAAAATCCAGGTTCCAGATGGAAAATGGCTCTGTCATATCTCTATACGGTGCCAGGAGTGCCAATCGTATTTTATGGATCGGAAATAGCCTTAAATGGCGATAGTGCCCCGGATAATCATAAATTGATGAATTTTAAGACAGAACAGGAATTGGTCGAATATATAACAAAGCTTTCCGATCTCAGAGACATGTACCCAGCATTGATAAAAGGGGATTTGGAGCTTCTATATGAAAAAGGTGGAGCTTCGGTTTTCAAGCGTGTGTATGGTGATGAAACGATTGTCGTCGCTATGAACAATACGACTGAAACTCAAACGATAAACCTTACTGAAAAGGAACTTGAAAAGAATAAAGAGTTGAGAGGTATGCTGAATGGGGATCTGGTCCGCAGTAAGGACAACAGCTACTCTATCGTAATCGACAGGGAGACGACGGAAGTCTACACACTTTCACCTAAGTCGATTATTAATATTCCTTACCTGTTAGTTATAGGATTGGTTCTTCTTATTTTTGGTATATTCATTGCTTTGGTTATTAAGCGTTCAAAACGGAACCAACCAAAATAA
- a CDS encoding glycoside hydrolase family 13 protein — MNKTWWKEAVCYQIYPRSFMDSNGDGVGDIKGLISKLDYLQDLGIDVIWICPFYKSPNADNGYDISDYQAVSDEFGSIEDIELLLKDVHARGMKVILDLVLNHTSDEHPWFVESRSSRDNPKRDWYIWRDGQDGREPNNWESIFSGSAWKFDERTNQYYLHLFAEKQPDLNWKNTDVRNALYEMVNWWLDKGIDGFRIDAITHIHKREGLPDMPNPYWHQYVPAFEMHTNQDGILDYLQELKEETFSKYDIMTVGEANGVRIEQAEDWVGELNGKFNMIFQFEHLGLWNRGQNHDVDVQGLKRTMTKWQKVMKNKGWNALFFENHDQPRSVSTWGNDHQYWLESAKMIGALYFFMQGTPFIYQGQEIGMTNVQFDSIDDYDDVGMKNFYRIETSKGRPHDEIMNIIWHSGRDNSRTPMQWNENENGGFTHGRPWMRVNSNYRAINVEQQKNDPSSIYHFYKKMIELRKKHQVLVYGEYELLWEDHPELYIYTRSMNENSVMVVCNYSMNHHQINLSHWGKMELLLANYDDCPEGSVIDLRPYETRIYRY; from the coding sequence ATGAATAAGACCTGGTGGAAAGAAGCGGTTTGCTATCAAATTTACCCGCGCAGTTTCATGGATAGTAATGGTGATGGCGTCGGAGATATAAAAGGATTGATTTCAAAGCTCGATTATCTGCAGGATTTAGGGATAGATGTTATTTGGATTTGTCCATTTTACAAGTCCCCCAATGCTGATAATGGCTATGATATTAGTGATTATCAGGCCGTATCCGATGAGTTCGGTTCAATCGAAGATATCGAACTGTTATTGAAAGATGTTCACGCACGTGGGATGAAGGTGATACTCGATCTTGTTTTGAACCATACAAGTGATGAGCACCCATGGTTCGTCGAGTCACGTTCGTCCCGCGATAATCCTAAACGGGATTGGTATATATGGAGGGATGGGCAGGACGGAAGGGAGCCTAATAATTGGGAAAGTATCTTTTCCGGAAGTGCCTGGAAGTTCGATGAAAGGACCAATCAATACTATTTACATTTATTTGCCGAAAAACAGCCAGATTTAAACTGGAAAAATACTGATGTACGAAATGCATTGTATGAAATGGTAAATTGGTGGCTCGACAAGGGAATTGATGGCTTCCGGATTGATGCTATCACTCATATTCATAAGCGTGAGGGCTTGCCGGATATGCCCAATCCTTATTGGCATCAGTATGTACCTGCGTTTGAAATGCACACCAATCAGGATGGGATTCTGGATTACCTTCAGGAGTTGAAAGAAGAGACTTTCTCTAAGTATGATATCATGACGGTCGGTGAGGCCAATGGCGTCAGGATTGAGCAGGCTGAAGATTGGGTTGGGGAATTGAATGGGAAATTCAATATGATATTTCAATTTGAACATCTTGGACTTTGGAATAGGGGACAGAATCACGATGTTGATGTTCAGGGGTTAAAACGCACAATGACCAAATGGCAAAAAGTGATGAAAAACAAAGGCTGGAATGCTTTGTTTTTTGAAAACCATGACCAGCCGAGAAGTGTCTCGACATGGGGAAATGATCATCAATATTGGTTGGAAAGCGCAAAAATGATTGGGGCTCTATACTTTTTCATGCAAGGGACACCTTTTATTTATCAAGGTCAGGAAATAGGTATGACGAATGTCCAATTTGATTCTATTGATGATTATGATGATGTTGGAATGAAAAACTTTTACCGGATTGAGACCTCCAAAGGCCGTCCACATGATGAAATCATGAACATTATCTGGCATAGCGGCCGTGATAATTCACGAACCCCGATGCAATGGAATGAAAATGAAAATGGTGGGTTCACGCACGGAAGACCTTGGATGAGGGTTAATTCCAATTATCGCGCCATTAATGTAGAACAGCAGAAGAATGACCCATCATCCATTTATCATTTTTATAAAAAGATGATTGAACTTCGAAAAAAACATCAGGTCCTTGTTTATGGGGAATATGAATTATTATGGGAAGATCACCCTGAACTTTATATTTATACAAGAAGTATGAATGAAAATTCAGTGATGGTAGTATGTAACTATAGTATGAATCACCACCAAATCAACCTTTCCCATTGGGGTAAGATGGAACTTTTACTAGCTAATTATGATGATTGCCCTGAAGGGTCCGTTATAGATTTACGGCCATATGAAACGAGGATTTATCGTTATTGA
- a CDS encoding LacI family DNA-binding transcriptional regulator, which yields MAITIKDVAQLANVAPSTVSRVIANNPRISEKTKVRVRKAMNKLGYHPNFIARSLANQSTRIIGLVLPSSSNDYYQNPFFPTILQGLSEGAQENHYSLLLGTGKTEDEIYEGVVNMVQGGMVDGIILMYSRMNDHILTYLRARDFPFVIIGKPYDFLDEITYVDNDNVLAAEQATDYLIQLGHERIGFIGGDVTLVMTHDRLLGYERALKRAGIDRRREYTLHEDFLHEGGQAAAKRLLAIDEPPTALVVSDDLMALGIVHSLREMGVRTPEEMSIVSFNNVIFSELSLPALTSVDINIFDLGYQAAKGIIQRLQTGDTPVGSIIPHHFVERHSCRPIKQGAMALTY from the coding sequence ATGGCCATCACGATAAAAGATGTGGCACAGCTGGCGAATGTTGCTCCTTCAACAGTTTCTCGGGTGATTGCAAATAATCCTCGAATAAGTGAAAAAACAAAGGTAAGGGTACGTAAGGCGATGAATAAATTAGGGTACCATCCAAATTTCATTGCACGTAGTCTTGCCAATCAATCAACCAGGATCATTGGCTTGGTCCTGCCAAGTTCGTCAAATGATTATTATCAAAATCCATTTTTTCCAACGATTCTCCAGGGTCTTAGTGAGGGAGCTCAGGAAAACCATTATTCCCTGTTGCTAGGCACGGGAAAAACCGAAGATGAAATCTACGAAGGAGTCGTAAACATGGTGCAGGGGGGGATGGTGGATGGAATAATCCTGATGTATTCCAGGATGAACGATCACATTCTGACCTATTTGAGGGCAAGGGATTTTCCTTTTGTCATCATTGGGAAACCCTATGATTTTCTCGATGAGATAACATATGTTGATAACGATAATGTCTTGGCAGCCGAACAGGCAACAGATTATCTCATTCAGCTAGGACATGAAAGGATTGGATTCATCGGAGGCGATGTAACCCTTGTGATGACGCATGATCGCCTATTAGGATATGAACGGGCTTTGAAGAGGGCTGGGATCGATCGAAGGAGGGAATATACCCTGCATGAAGACTTTTTGCATGAAGGTGGACAAGCAGCTGCAAAAAGATTGCTTGCCATTGATGAACCGCCAACTGCTTTGGTGGTCAGTGATGATCTTATGGCACTTGGCATCGTGCATTCACTTCGCGAGATGGGTGTTCGCACTCCAGAAGAAATGTCCATCGTCAGCTTCAATAACGTTATTTTCTCTGAACTATCATTGCCTGCCCTGACTTCTGTAGATATTAATATTTTCGATTTGGGATATCAGGCCGCTAAGGGTATCATTCAAAGGCTGCAAACTGGAGATACTCCTGTTGGGTCCATCATTCCACATCATTTCGTGGAAAGGCATTCCTGCAGACCAATCAAGCAAGGTGCGATGGCCTTGACTTATTAA